GGTGAGCTTGCGCTTGGCCGTAATGTGATGTTGGCGTTTATGCCTTGGAACGGCTATAACTTCGAGGATTCAATTCTTATTTCTGAGAATTTGGTCAAAGAAGATGTCTACACCACTATCCATATTGAAGAGTTAACGTGTGTGGCTCGTGACACCAAGTTAGGTTCTGAAGAGGTTACTCGTGATATTCCTAACGTCGGTGAACACGCGCTTGGTCGTTTAGACGAAGCCGGTATCGTTTATGTTGGCGCTGAAGTAAAAGGCGGCGATATTCTGGTCGGTAAGGTAACTCCAAAAGGAGAAACTCAGCTCACTCCAGAAGAAAAATTATTACGTGCCATTTTCGGTGAAAAAGCGTCGGACGTTAAAGATACGTCGTTACGTGTGCCTTCATCAATGAAAGGTACTGTCATTGACGTACAAGTGTTTACTCGTGACGGTGTTGAAAAAGATACCCGAGCGTTAGCTAACGAAGAGTCTGAATTGTCTCGAGTCCGCAAAGACTTAAACGAACAGTTCCGTATCGTCGAGGAAGACACCTATGCGCGTATCGAGAACTTATTGCGAAATAAAGAAGTAGTCAAAGCGCCCGGCCTGAAGAAGGGTCAAAAGGTGACGCAGAGCTATTTAGATGAGATCGAACGTACTAAATGGTTTGAGATTAGTCTGACTAATGCTGAGGCTGCCGATAAGTTAGAGCAACTTCAGGAAAGTTTGGTGCAACAGCGTACCTTCTTTGACGAGCTGTTCGACGAGAAGCGTGGCAAACTTGAAGCTGGTGACGATTTAGCGCCTGGCGTCTTGAAAATGGTCAAAGTGTTTGTCGCGGTTAAACGTCGTTTACAACCTGGTGACAAAATGGCGGGTCGTCACGGTAATAAGGGTGTTATCTCTAAAATCGTACCGGTTGAAGACATGCCGTTTATGGAAGACGGTACCACCGTTGACATCGTATTGAATCCACTTGGCGTTCCTTCTCGGATGAACGTTGGGCAGGTTCTAGAGGTTCATCTTGGTTGGGCTGCGGCAGGACTTGGCAAGAAGATTGACAAGATGTTGCGTGAGCAGCGATCTGCTGAAGAACTCCGCGGGTTTCTAGACAAAGTCTATAACACCAGTGGCAAAATCGAAGACCTCAATTCGTTCACTGATAATGAAGTGATTGAAATGGCCGGCAATTTGCGTGGCGGTGTGCCAATGGCAACGCCGGTATTTGATGGCGCGGCAGAAAGTGAGATCAAAGGCTTATTGAAATTGGCAGGTCTGCCAGAGTCAGGACAAACCACGTTATTCGATGGTCGAACGGGTCAGAAGTTTGACCGACCGGTGACCGTTGGCTACATGTATGTTCTTAAGTTGAATCACTTGATCGACGATAAAATGCACGCTCGTTCTACTGGCCCATACAGCCTAATTACGCAGCAACCACTTGGTGGTAAAGCGCAGTTTGGTGGTCAACGATTCGGTGAAATGGAGGTGTGGGCACTTGAAGCTTATGGTGCCGCTTACACCTTGCAAGAAATGTTGACGGTTAAGTCCGATGACGTGAGCGGTCGTACGAAGATGTACGAAAACATTGTTAAGGGTAATTACCAAGTTGAGGCGAATATGCCTGAGTCCTTTAACGTACTCGTTAAAGAGATCCGATCATTGGGTCTTAATATCGAGCTACAAGAAGACCCAACTAACTAAGTCCGTTACCCGATCTAACAGAGGAAAAAACAATGCAAGATTTACTAAATCTATTCAAGCAACCGGGTGTGCCGAATGACGACTTCGATTCAATTCGAGTCAGCATCGCGTCTCCGGAAAAAATTCGCTCATGGTCTTTCGGTGAAGTTAAAAAGCCGGAAACAATCAACTATCGTACGTTCAAACCAGAACGTGACGGACTATTTTGCGCTAAGTTATTTGGGCCAATCAACGACTATGAATGTTTGTGCGGTAAGTACAAGCGCCTCAAGCATCGTGGTGTAATCTGCGAAAAATGCGGCGTAGAAGTGACTTTGGCTAAAGTGCGTCGTGAGCGTATGGGTCATATCGACCTAGCTTGCCCAGTTGCGCATATCTGGTTTTTGAAATCACTTCCGTCTCGCTTAGGTTTGATGTTGGACATGACTGTACGTGAAATTGAGCGTGTGCTTTATTTCGAAGCGTATATCGTTATTGATCCCGGCATGACGCCACTTGAAGCTAAAACGTTGATGACCGAAGAAGCTTATCTTGATGCTGTTGAACAGTACGGCGATGAGTTTAAAGCGGGTATGGGCGCAGAAGCGATCAAGGAACTACTGACGGCCGTTAATATTGATAAAGAAGTCATTCGCTTGCGTGGTGATTTGGGCGAGACATCGTCTGAAACGAAAATTAAAAATATCACCAAGCGTTTGAAAGTTCTTGAGGCATTCCAGTCGTCTGGTAATGATCCGTGCTGGATGATTATGGAAGTACTTCCGGTTCTTCCGCCTGATTTACGCCCACTAGTCGCGTTGGATGGTGGCCGCTTTGCGACCTCTGATTTAAACGATTTGTATCGTCGCGTGATTAACCGTAATAACCGTTTACGTCGTTTACTCGATTTGAATGCACCTGACATTATCGTACGTAACGAAAAGCGTATGTTGCAGGAGTCTGTGGATGCCTTGCTAGACAACGGTAGACGCGGTAAAGCGATTACTGGTGCGAATAAGCGCCAGTTGAAGTCGTTAGCAGACATGATCAAGGGTAAGCAGGGTCGTTTCCGTCAAAACTTACTCGGTAAGCGTGTGGATTATTCTGGCCGTTCGGTAATTGTGGTTGGACCAACACTGCGTTTACATCAGTGTGGTCTGCCTAAGAAAATGGGTCTTGAACTATTCAAACCATTCATTTTCAATAAATTAGAACTGCGTGGTCTGGCAACAACGATCAAACAGGCCAAGAAATTGGTCGAAGCGGAAACACCTGAGGTTTGGGACATCCTCGAAGAAGTAATTCGTGAACACCCAATTATGTTGAACCGCGCGCCAACACTTCACCGTTTGGGTATTCAAGCGTTTGAACCTGTGTTGGTTGAAGGTAAAGCGATTCAGTTGCATCCATTGGTATGTACGCCATACAACGCTGACTTTGACGGCGACCAAATGGCGGTGCACGTACCGCTATCATTGGAAGCACAGCTTGAAGCTCGTACATTAATGATGTCGACTAACAATATTCTATCGCCAGCGAATGGTGAGCCGATTATTGTACCCTCACAAGATATCGTTTTGGGTTTGTACTACATGACCCGCGAGATGATCAACGTGAAAGGCGAGGGCAAAGAGTTTGCTTCGGTAGATGAGGTTCGTCGAGCCTATGATGCGGAACAAATCGCCTTGCATGCCAAGATCAAAGTTCGCGTACGTGAAGTGAGTATCGACCCTGAAACAGGTGAACGTACTGTAACTCATGTTAAATATGCAACCACGACGGGTCGTGCTTTGTTGTCTGACATCTTGCCTGAAGGCATGCGTTTCGAAGCGATCAACCAGAAGATGAAGAAGAAGACGATTTCTGAAACCATCAATCTGTGTTACCGCACAGTTGGGATGAAGGAAACGGTTATCTTCGCTGACCAATTGATGTACACCGGTTTCCGCAATGCGGCGCTGGCTGGTATCTCGATTGGTGTGGACGACATGGTTGTGCCAGATGAGAAGCATCAAATTGTTGACGAGGCCGAAGCTGAAGTTAAGCATATCCAGGAGCAGTATTCTTCTGGTTTATTAACCGACGGTGAGCGCTACAATAAAGTCGTCGATATCTGGACTCGTACTTCGGAAAATATTGCTAATAAGATGATGGACAACCTAGGTTCAGACGAGGTTGTCGATGCTGAAGGTAATACCGTTGAGCAAGAATCGTTTAACTCGATTTATATGATGGCTGACTCCGGCGCTCGTGGTTCACATGCGCAGATTCGTCAGTTATCAGGTATGCGTGGTTTGATGGCTAAGCCGGATGGTTCGATTATCGAGACGCCAATTACCGCTAACTTCCGTGAAGGTTTGAACGTATCTCACTACTTTATTTCAACTCACGGAGCGCGAAAAGGCTTGGCCGATACCGCTTTGAAAACAGCTAACTCAGGTTACCTAACACGTCGATTGGTTGACGTGTGTCAAGATTTGGTTGTGACCGACGAAGACTGCGGAACCAGCAATGGTGTGCTACGTAAGGCATTGGTGCAGGGCGGTGACGTTGTTATTCCGTTGCGTGACCGTATTCTTGGGCGTACTGTCGTTGGTGATGTTCATTCAAATATTGATGACTCAGTGGTGGTTCCTGATGGCGAAATGCTTGATGAGAAATATTTCGATGCCATTGAAGCGAACAATATCGATGAAGTGAAGGTTCGATCAGCGGTAACGTGTGATACCCGCTACGGTATTTGCTCTAAGTGTTACGGGCGTGATTTGGCGCGTGGACATTTGGTTAACCGTGGCGAAGCGGTCGGTGTTATTGCGGCTCAGTCAATTGGTGAGCCTGGTACACAGTTGACCATGCGTACGTTCCACATTGGTGGCGCGGCGACAGCCGGTGCCTCTGTTTCTAATATTGAGGTTAAGAACAATGGTTCGATTAAGTTAGAGAACCTACGTTCTGTTGTTAACTCTGATAAAAAACAAGTTGTGGTTGCGCGTTCTGGTGAACTTATCGTTCGCGACCAAAATGGTTCAGACCGAGAGCGTTACAAGCTTCCTTATGGTGCCGTTTTGCAGGTTAATGATGGCGATAAAATTGAAGCTGGTCAGGTTGTAGCTAACTGGGATCCACATACTCATCCGATTGTGACAGAGGTTGCTGGTAAGGTTAAGTTCTCTGAAATGACCGATAACATGACTGTCCATAAGCAAACCGATGAGTTAACCGGTGTTACTTCATACGAAGTTATCGATCCGTCGGAGCGTCGTGGTTCGGCACGTGAGCTGAAGCCAACGATTGAGCTAGTTGATGGGCGCGGCAAGCAAATTACGTTAGCAGGCACTGATGTGCCAGCGCGTTATTCGTTGCAAGCTGGTGCGATCGTAACCGTCGATGATGGACAAAAAGTTGGTGTTGGTGACGTCTTGGCGCGTATTCCGCAAGAGTCGTCGAAGACTCGCGATATTACCGGTGGTCTACCGCGTGTTGCTGAGTTGTTTGAAGCACGTAAACCAAAAGATCCAGCCATTATGGCTACCGCGCCGGGCGTTATTTCCTTTGGTAAAGAGACTAAAGGTAAGCAACGTTTGGTGATTACCGCTCCGAATGGCGAATCTGTTGAGACCTTGATTCTTAAAGGCCGTACCATCAATGTATTTGAAGGTGAGACGGTAGAGAAAGGTGAGATCGTAGTGGATGGTTCACCTGTAGCCGAAGATATTCTTGCCCTTAAAGGTAAGGAAGCATTGACTGACTATATTGTGGATGAAGTGCAAGATGTTTACCGCCTGCAAGGGGTAACCATTAATGACAAGCATATCGAAGTGATTGTGCGTCAGATGCTACGTAAGGTTAAGATTACTGACCCAGGCCAGACGAAGTTGTTGCCAGGTGAGCAGGTTGAGCGCACGCGTTTCTTGGAAGAAAATGAGAAAAATGCAGTGCAAGACCTAATCCCAGCTAAGGCTGAACCAGTCTTGTTAGGTATTACCAAAGCATCGCTTACCACTGAGTCGTTTATTTCAGCGGCATCGTTCCAAGAAACCACACGGGTTCTCACTGAGGCATCGATTGCCGGTAAAGTGGATAGCTTACGGGGACTTAAAGAGAACGTGGTAGTAGGGCGACTGATTCCAGCGGGAACAGGTTTGGCTTACCACGAGGAACGTGTACGTCGTCGACGTGAATCGGATGAGAAGGAAGCTGAGCTAGCAGCATTGCTTACGCAAGAGACTGCGGATGCTGAAGCGGCCTTTGATGCATACGAAGATACTACTGGTGAAGCGGCGGTCGCAGAATAAGCGCGATTAGGTCGTTATAAAAATAAAAGCCCCTTCGATTTTGGTCGAAGGGGCTTTTTTTTTGAGCGGAAAACTCATGTAAGTGGCGGTTTAACTGTGCTTGAGGTAGCTAAAATACTTAGATGGTTCGATTGACTGGCTCGGATTGAATAAGCTCGATGAAAA
This sequence is a window from Arenicella xantha. Protein-coding genes within it:
- the rpoC gene encoding DNA-directed RNA polymerase subunit beta', whose amino-acid sequence is MQDLLNLFKQPGVPNDDFDSIRVSIASPEKIRSWSFGEVKKPETINYRTFKPERDGLFCAKLFGPINDYECLCGKYKRLKHRGVICEKCGVEVTLAKVRRERMGHIDLACPVAHIWFLKSLPSRLGLMLDMTVREIERVLYFEAYIVIDPGMTPLEAKTLMTEEAYLDAVEQYGDEFKAGMGAEAIKELLTAVNIDKEVIRLRGDLGETSSETKIKNITKRLKVLEAFQSSGNDPCWMIMEVLPVLPPDLRPLVALDGGRFATSDLNDLYRRVINRNNRLRRLLDLNAPDIIVRNEKRMLQESVDALLDNGRRGKAITGANKRQLKSLADMIKGKQGRFRQNLLGKRVDYSGRSVIVVGPTLRLHQCGLPKKMGLELFKPFIFNKLELRGLATTIKQAKKLVEAETPEVWDILEEVIREHPIMLNRAPTLHRLGIQAFEPVLVEGKAIQLHPLVCTPYNADFDGDQMAVHVPLSLEAQLEARTLMMSTNNILSPANGEPIIVPSQDIVLGLYYMTREMINVKGEGKEFASVDEVRRAYDAEQIALHAKIKVRVREVSIDPETGERTVTHVKYATTTGRALLSDILPEGMRFEAINQKMKKKTISETINLCYRTVGMKETVIFADQLMYTGFRNAALAGISIGVDDMVVPDEKHQIVDEAEAEVKHIQEQYSSGLLTDGERYNKVVDIWTRTSENIANKMMDNLGSDEVVDAEGNTVEQESFNSIYMMADSGARGSHAQIRQLSGMRGLMAKPDGSIIETPITANFREGLNVSHYFISTHGARKGLADTALKTANSGYLTRRLVDVCQDLVVTDEDCGTSNGVLRKALVQGGDVVIPLRDRILGRTVVGDVHSNIDDSVVVPDGEMLDEKYFDAIEANNIDEVKVRSAVTCDTRYGICSKCYGRDLARGHLVNRGEAVGVIAAQSIGEPGTQLTMRTFHIGGAATAGASVSNIEVKNNGSIKLENLRSVVNSDKKQVVVARSGELIVRDQNGSDRERYKLPYGAVLQVNDGDKIEAGQVVANWDPHTHPIVTEVAGKVKFSEMTDNMTVHKQTDELTGVTSYEVIDPSERRGSARELKPTIELVDGRGKQITLAGTDVPARYSLQAGAIVTVDDGQKVGVGDVLARIPQESSKTRDITGGLPRVAELFEARKPKDPAIMATAPGVISFGKETKGKQRLVITAPNGESVETLILKGRTINVFEGETVEKGEIVVDGSPVAEDILALKGKEALTDYIVDEVQDVYRLQGVTINDKHIEVIVRQMLRKVKITDPGQTKLLPGEQVERTRFLEENEKNAVQDLIPAKAEPVLLGITKASLTTESFISAASFQETTRVLTEASIAGKVDSLRGLKENVVVGRLIPAGTGLAYHEERVRRRRESDEKEAELAALLTQETADAEAAFDAYEDTTGEAAVAE